In Alphaproteobacteria bacterium, one DNA window encodes the following:
- a CDS encoding DUF2460 domain-containing protein gives MAFHEVQFPNDIAYGATGGPEFATSVVATASGYEQRNINWSAARGRWDVASGLKKQTQLDTLIAFFRARKGRAHGFRFKDWTDYKATAQALGTGNGTITTFQLIRTYSSGGSTDVRTITKPVAGTVKVYLAGVQQMSGWSVTTTTGIITFTTAPGNGVAVSADYEFDVPVRFDTDRMAVTIEQINLHQWSGIPIVEIRV, from the coding sequence ATGGCTTTCCACGAAGTCCAATTCCCGAACGATATTGCCTATGGCGCGACGGGTGGGCCTGAATTTGCCACGTCCGTCGTTGCCACGGCCTCTGGTTATGAACAGCGCAATATCAACTGGTCAGCGGCGCGCGGGCGATGGGACGTGGCGTCCGGTCTTAAGAAGCAGACACAGCTCGATACGCTGATTGCTTTTTTCCGCGCCCGCAAAGGCCGCGCACATGGGTTTCGATTTAAAGATTGGACGGATTATAAGGCGACTGCCCAGGCTCTTGGAACGGGTAACGGGACGATCACTACTTTTCAGTTGATCCGAACCTATTCGTCGGGCGGCAGCACGGATGTGCGCACGATCACTAAGCCCGTGGCCGGCACGGTAAAAGTCTACCTTGCGGGCGTGCAGCAGATGTCGGGGTGGTCGGTGACCACCACCACGGGAATTATTACCTTCACGACCGCGCCAGGAAATGGTGTTGCGGTTTCAGCTGATTATGAATTTGACGTTCCTGTGCGCTTTGACACCGACCGCATGGCCGTCACCATTGAACAAATCAACCTTCACCAATGGTCGGGCATTCCGATTGTGGAGATACGTGTATGA
- a CDS encoding DUF2163 domain-containing protein: MKTAGSSLATHIAGETTTLATCWKVTRRDGSIFGFTDFDKDLTVESLLYQARSGYTRSAIHTIANLAVDNLDIESAIDSETLSAADLRAGVWDGATVEIFLVNWSNLANGKIILKRGTIGEVELKDTVFRAEMRGLSQALSQQIVELYTPDCRADLGDTRCKVNLAALTFTGAITAVTDRRGFTDTSRTEAVNHWNGGLLTWTSGANLGRKMEVKAFASGAFTLFLPMSSEVAVGDNYSLRPGCDKKFSTCKDRYNNVKNFRGEPNVPGNDQVLAYPDGK, from the coding sequence ATGAAAACAGCAGGAAGCTCGTTGGCCACGCATATCGCAGGGGAAACGACCACTCTTGCGACCTGTTGGAAGGTCACGCGTCGCGACGGGTCGATATTTGGCTTTACAGATTTCGACAAAGATTTGACCGTGGAAAGCCTGCTGTATCAGGCGCGCTCCGGCTATACGCGCTCGGCCATCCACACCATCGCTAACCTAGCGGTGGATAACCTGGACATTGAGAGCGCCATAGATAGTGAAACCCTGAGCGCTGCCGATCTGCGCGCGGGCGTATGGGATGGTGCGACGGTCGAGATATTCCTCGTTAACTGGAGCAACCTTGCCAACGGCAAAATTATCCTGAAGCGCGGTACCATCGGTGAAGTAGAGCTTAAAGACACAGTGTTTCGCGCTGAGATGCGAGGGCTTTCACAAGCCCTCTCGCAACAGATCGTTGAGCTTTACACGCCAGACTGCCGCGCCGATCTCGGTGATACACGCTGTAAGGTCAACTTAGCGGCGTTGACCTTCACTGGCGCAATTACCGCCGTCACAGACAGGCGCGGTTTTACCGACACATCGCGTACTGAGGCCGTCAATCACTGGAACGGTGGTTTGCTGACTTGGACAAGCGGCGCAAATCTTGGCCGTAAAATGGAGGTGAAGGCCTTCGCCAGTGGTGCGTTCACGCTTTTCCTACCTATGTCGAGCGAAGTAGCAGTGGGCGACAACTACAGTTTGCGCCCTGGCTGCGACAAGAAATTCTCTACCTGCAAAGACAGGTACAACAACGTCAAAAATTTCAGGGGCGAACCGAACGTCCCTGGCAACGATCAGGTTTTAGCTTATCCCGATGGCAAATGA
- a CDS encoding peptidase P60: MANDSLIFSGTRMDIVQEARTWLGTPFSHQGSLKGVACDCIGLIKAIGMQHKLMDYDPNSPEALSYANYSMMPDSKRMREALSRWFVPIPVNEVQIADFYFMAWGREPQHVALITDHGIIHSYSGVGKVVEHGLDERWQQRISAAYRFPYFVEGA; encoded by the coding sequence ATGGCAAATGACTCTTTAATCTTCTCTGGCACCCGTATGGACATCGTGCAGGAAGCACGCACCTGGCTTGGTACACCGTTTAGTCATCAAGGCTCCCTCAAAGGCGTGGCCTGTGATTGTATTGGCCTTATCAAAGCCATCGGTATGCAGCATAAGCTGATGGATTATGATCCAAATTCGCCGGAAGCTCTGTCTTACGCCAATTATTCGATGATGCCGGACAGCAAACGTATGCGCGAAGCTTTGAGCCGCTGGTTTGTGCCTATTCCTGTGAATGAGGTGCAAATTGCCGATTTCTATTTCATGGCATGGGGGCGTGAGCCACAGCATGTTGCGCTGATTACCGATCACGGTATCATTCATAGCTATTCAGGTGTCGGTAAAGTGGTCGAGCATGGGCTTGACGAACGCTGGCAACAACGCATTTCGGCGGCTTATCGCTTTCCTTATTTTGTGGAAGGTGCCTGA
- a CDS encoding phage tail protein, which yields MAVLALGVVGSALGSAIGIGASAGWLGGVMLGNLLFGGGKGQNIEGPRIDDLSVQTSTYGAPIPLVYGTMRISGNVIWSTPLKETKTVKKSSGGKGGGKKSSQTTYSYSASFAVGLCIGPVSTVRRIWADTKVIYDATAGNTQSTEKYPGVVRIHRGEETQEPDSTIEMHLGAGNIPAYRGLCYLVLTDLQLKDFANRIPNISAEVVADGDMQSDALILPPANSMTFEGGILDQARGTLIGTGSDCIFKYDVVNNLLVLQRGLEDPNWSGAFPGANDVYGDVCGIDSQGYYYHAADAYAVSMRLVKRHPDTLGIVALTSPKVPFSVNGIVRRDKIFCYGTRLVYDTNLKQIADLSDYFPSVQFGGPMCDDPYGRYWQVTGGYVRRFVPNGLGTGELTEWNSTAWTDGELPRTVFWDDFTGHIYFTLGLAERVVKWNPDNGYAGHCDDVAIPAGWGIQSDLNQPINGKLWAAAGMEVTLLNLVTMQIERRISLTPFAPTYATHLGGAYEKFTHSAVIMTYDGMFKYPLERYGNDAVALSGVLSDICQKAGMAPTSVISSAVSQSLRGYVVSRRMAAREALEPLLGSYFIDAVETDGVLRFVPRGGVSVAIVPRDDLGAAEGQEGNQIRLSESRTQDIELPQRLDIVHVDPTRDHQPNTQHASRIADAIGTREKQTREISISLTPDEAKQIAERTLFNAWVERNQYKFSLPPKWLRLDPSDVLTVNLDEISLKVRLNKVDFGANNVVSCEAVAEDEIVYLSTAVGSGGGLPTVPISIAGPIPLLLMDMPMLRYEDDTLGVYFAFGFRDGTVSGASMYRSPDELSWEVLSTGNDGPVFGWAATLLPSTANFWTWDETSKVQIALTQGTLDSKTALEVLNWANVALLGDEIIQWRNANVLASGLYELSGLLRGRRGTEWAVGSHTIGERFVVLAEDGVYRAPLPSTEISKTAYYKAIPDGGNWDDAPSIPFIFKGNSLRCFSPVQVKGARDGSGNLTITWKRRTRWYGEWQDGVDVPVFEAAEQYEVDILSGTTVKRTITATTPIAAYSAADQVVDFGSIQSAVTVAVYQINVVAGRGQVRQVTI from the coding sequence ATGGCTGTTCTTGCTCTCGGCGTAGTCGGATCCGCACTCGGTTCCGCTATTGGCATTGGTGCGTCCGCAGGATGGCTGGGCGGTGTTATGCTCGGAAATCTGCTGTTCGGTGGCGGCAAAGGCCAGAACATCGAAGGCCCGCGCATTGATGATCTATCCGTGCAAACCTCTACCTACGGCGCACCGATACCGCTGGTTTACGGCACGATGCGGATTTCAGGAAACGTCATCTGGTCAACGCCTCTTAAGGAAACAAAAACGGTCAAGAAGAGTAGTGGCGGTAAAGGTGGCGGCAAGAAATCGTCGCAGACAACTTATAGCTATTCGGCATCTTTCGCGGTGGGTCTCTGTATTGGTCCTGTATCTACCGTGCGCCGGATCTGGGCGGACACAAAAGTGATTTACGATGCGACCGCTGGAAACACGCAATCGACAGAAAAATATCCTGGCGTAGTGCGCATTCATCGTGGCGAAGAAACACAAGAGCCAGATAGCACGATAGAAATGCATCTTGGCGCTGGGAATATACCTGCTTACCGTGGACTTTGTTATCTGGTTTTGACGGATTTACAGCTGAAAGATTTCGCGAATCGCATTCCGAACATTAGTGCCGAGGTTGTCGCTGATGGCGACATGCAAAGTGATGCGCTTATTCTACCACCCGCAAATTCGATGACTTTTGAAGGGGGAATTTTAGATCAAGCGCGGGGTACGCTTATCGGAACGGGATCAGATTGCATTTTTAAATATGACGTTGTTAACAATCTCCTTGTATTGCAACGTGGCCTGGAAGATCCGAACTGGTCTGGTGCTTTTCCTGGAGCCAATGACGTTTATGGCGATGTGTGCGGTATTGATAGCCAAGGATATTATTATCACGCGGCGGACGCTTACGCCGTTAGTATGCGCTTGGTCAAACGTCACCCAGATACGCTTGGTATTGTGGCCCTCACTAGCCCGAAAGTACCGTTTAGTGTCAATGGCATTGTGCGACGGGATAAAATCTTCTGCTACGGCACACGGCTGGTATATGACACAAACTTGAAACAGATTGCTGATCTTTCGGACTATTTTCCGTCCGTACAATTTGGCGGCCCGATGTGTGATGATCCGTATGGTCGTTATTGGCAGGTGACGGGTGGTTACGTGCGCCGTTTTGTTCCCAATGGTCTGGGAACAGGTGAGTTAACCGAATGGAATAGCACAGCCTGGACGGACGGCGAGTTGCCGCGCACCGTTTTCTGGGATGATTTTACAGGGCATATTTATTTCACGCTTGGTTTGGCTGAGCGTGTCGTTAAGTGGAATCCAGATAACGGATATGCAGGCCATTGCGACGATGTTGCCATTCCCGCTGGCTGGGGCATTCAGTCTGATTTGAACCAGCCGATTAATGGAAAACTATGGGCTGCAGCAGGTATGGAGGTTACGCTGCTCAATCTCGTTACGATGCAAATAGAACGTCGGATCAGTCTTACGCCTTTTGCGCCGACCTATGCCACTCATCTTGGCGGCGCGTATGAGAAATTCACGCATTCCGCCGTTATCATGACCTATGATGGCATGTTTAAATATCCACTTGAGCGTTACGGAAACGATGCGGTAGCTCTTTCAGGTGTACTATCTGACATTTGTCAGAAGGCAGGAATGGCTCCAACCAGTGTCATTTCCAGTGCCGTAAGCCAATCCTTGCGCGGATATGTCGTCAGCCGCCGTATGGCTGCCCGCGAGGCGCTAGAGCCGCTCTTGGGGTCGTATTTCATTGATGCGGTGGAAACGGATGGTGTTTTGCGTTTCGTGCCGCGCGGGGGTGTTTCTGTCGCCATTGTCCCCAGGGACGATCTTGGAGCAGCAGAAGGCCAAGAGGGTAACCAGATCCGTCTTTCGGAAAGTCGTACGCAAGATATCGAATTACCACAAAGGCTGGATATTGTGCATGTAGACCCGACACGCGATCATCAGCCGAACACGCAGCATGCCTCCCGCATCGCGGATGCGATTGGTACCCGTGAAAAACAGACCAGAGAAATTTCAATTTCCCTGACCCCAGACGAAGCAAAGCAGATTGCGGAACGCACACTCTTCAACGCATGGGTGGAACGCAACCAGTATAAGTTCAGCTTGCCACCAAAATGGTTGCGCCTGGATCCGTCTGATGTTCTGACCGTCAATCTTGATGAGATTTCATTGAAAGTACGGCTTAACAAAGTGGATTTTGGTGCCAATAACGTCGTGTCCTGCGAAGCAGTTGCCGAAGATGAGATTGTTTATCTTTCAACGGCAGTTGGATCTGGCGGTGGCCTGCCGACCGTGCCGATCAGTATTGCGGGACCGATTCCGCTGTTACTCATGGATATGCCGATGCTGCGATATGAAGATGATACGCTTGGCGTTTACTTTGCGTTCGGATTTCGTGATGGAACTGTCAGCGGTGCATCAATGTATCGTTCGCCAGACGAATTATCCTGGGAGGTTCTTAGTACAGGTAATGATGGCCCTGTTTTTGGGTGGGCGGCAACATTATTGCCAAGCACCGCCAACTTTTGGACATGGGATGAGACCAGCAAGGTGCAGATCGCCCTGACACAAGGCACGTTGGACAGCAAAACTGCACTAGAAGTGCTTAACTGGGCGAACGTGGCATTACTAGGGGATGAAATTATTCAATGGCGCAACGCCAATGTGCTGGCCAGTGGACTTTACGAACTCTCAGGCTTGTTGCGTGGTCGGCGCGGTACAGAATGGGCTGTTGGATCACATACAATCGGTGAGCGTTTTGTTGTTTTGGCAGAAGACGGTGTTTATCGTGCGCCACTGCCTTCAACTGAAATCAGTAAAACAGCTTATTACAAAGCTATTCCAGATGGCGGTAATTGGGATGATGCGCCGTCAATCCCATTTATTTTCAAAGGTAATAGCTTGCGCTGCTTTTCCCCTGTGCAAGTCAAAGGTGCCCGTGACGGCAGTGGCAATTTAACCATCACATGGAAAAGGCGCACGCGCTGGTATGGTGAATGGCAGGATGGGGTTGATGTGCCAGTCTTTGAGGCTGCCGAACAGTATGAAGTCGATATTTTATCCGGCACCACCGTCAAGCGGACGATCACGGCCACTACGCCGATTGCTGCATATAGCGCCGCCGATCAGGTTGTCGATTTCGGCTCGATCCAGAGCGCAGTCACGGTCGCCGTTTATCAGATCAATGTGGTGGCTGGACGCGGTCAAGTCAGACAAGTCACAATTTAA
- a CDS encoding structural protein P5: MTAETKGRTPRGIRNNNPGNIRRNGDPWQGLAERQGDVEFFTFTSAIYGIRALARTLITYQDKHGLHTIRQIISRWAPPVENNTNAYVRSVSADAGLDEDQSLNLHRFDHLFLLTRAIIYHENGQQPYTDAQITKALVLAGVEPEAPSLQKTRTVKGGQAATAATAGLGVVEAVQQTIDPARDALVGLVPYLEVAKWLLLAVTLIGIGVMLWARIDDHRKGLR, from the coding sequence ATGACAGCAGAAACAAAAGGGCGTACACCACGTGGCATCCGCAATAACAACCCTGGCAATATCCGGCGCAATGGTGATCCTTGGCAGGGCTTGGCGGAACGCCAGGGAGATGTAGAATTTTTTACGTTTACATCCGCCATTTACGGCATCCGAGCTTTGGCACGCACATTGATTACCTATCAGGACAAGCACGGCCTGCACACCATTCGGCAAATTATCAGTCGCTGGGCACCTCCCGTTGAAAACAATACCAATGCCTATGTTCGGTCAGTTTCGGCAGATGCAGGGTTGGATGAAGACCAATCGCTCAATTTACATCGCTTCGACCATCTTTTTCTACTCACCAGGGCAATCATCTATCATGAAAACGGTCAGCAACCTTATACCGATGCCCAAATTACAAAAGCGCTGGTACTGGCTGGTGTAGAACCTGAAGCACCCAGTCTGCAGAAAACTCGCACCGTCAAGGGCGGACAGGCCGCCACAGCCGCCACGGCGGGCCTTGGTGTGGTCGAAGCCGTCCAGCAGACCATAGATCCTGCACGCGATGCGCTGGTGGGACTGGTGCCGTACCTGGAAGTTGCCAAATGGCTGCTGTTGGCCGTGACGCTTATCGGTATCGGCGTGATGCTGTGGGCGCGTATCGATGATCACCGCAAGGGGCTACGCTAA
- a CDS encoding copper-translocating P-type ATPase, protein MTDHSHHHREHHAPAKKEIHGSCCAMHDHQPKKLATKAPAGTIYVCPMHPQIRQVGPGSCPICGMALEPEVMTGEEGSSHELIDMTRRFWVGVALTLPVFALEMGAHLTNMHFVTGATSNWIQMALATPVVLWAGKPFFERGWASIVSRNLNMFTLIAIGTGMAWLYSMMATFAPYVFPEGFRRMDGSVPVYFEAAAIITVLVLLGQVLELRAREKTGGAIRALLNLSPKIARRINADGTEEDVPLNHIHVGDHLRVRPGEAVPIDGVIIEGKSAVDESMVTGESMPVMKEKDAAVIGGTMNQTGGFVMKAERVGGDTVLSRIVQMVAEAQRSRAPIQRLADHVSAWFVPTVMLVAIVAFVVWAIFGPSPALSYGLIAAVSVLIIACPCALGLATPMSIMVGVGRGAQAGVLIKNAEALERMEKIDTLVVDKTGTLTEGKPKVTKIVAVGISEDDLLSYAASLEQSSEHPLAHAVVVAAKEKGLPIAKTEEFDSPTGKGVVGKVNGHAIALGNIKMMAELKIDVASLEKQGDELRQDGATVIFAAVDGKVAGLLAIADPIKETTHQAIRELRHAGIRVVMLTGDNKTTAQAVARKLEIDEVEAEVLPEDKSRIVKQLREQGRIVAMAGDGTNDAPALAAADIGIAMGTGTDVAMESAGITLLKGDLMGIAKARKLSEAVMSNIRQNLFFAFIYNAAGVPVAAGVLYPMFGLLLSPIIAAAAMALSSVSVVANSLRLRKIKI, encoded by the coding sequence ATGACCGATCATTCGCACCATCATCGCGAGCATCACGCGCCAGCAAAGAAAGAAATCCATGGATCTTGCTGCGCGATGCACGATCATCAACCCAAAAAACTCGCAACGAAGGCTCCGGCTGGAACGATTTACGTTTGCCCGATGCACCCGCAAATCCGTCAAGTTGGGCCTGGATCGTGTCCGATTTGTGGTATGGCGCTTGAGCCGGAGGTTATGACGGGCGAAGAAGGATCAAGCCACGAGCTGATCGACATGACCCGCCGTTTCTGGGTTGGCGTTGCTTTAACTCTGCCCGTTTTTGCGTTAGAGATGGGCGCGCACCTTACAAACATGCATTTTGTGACGGGCGCTACTTCCAACTGGATTCAAATGGCGCTGGCGACGCCCGTGGTGCTGTGGGCCGGAAAACCGTTCTTCGAGCGCGGCTGGGCTTCCATCGTTTCGCGCAATCTGAACATGTTCACGCTGATTGCCATCGGAACGGGGATGGCATGGCTTTACAGCATGATGGCGACATTCGCGCCGTATGTTTTCCCTGAAGGCTTCCGGCGTATGGACGGCTCGGTTCCGGTCTATTTCGAGGCCGCCGCTATTATCACTGTTCTGGTGCTTTTGGGACAGGTTTTGGAACTTCGGGCGCGAGAGAAAACGGGTGGCGCAATTCGTGCGCTCCTCAATCTGTCGCCCAAAATCGCACGGCGGATCAATGCTGATGGAACAGAGGAAGATGTGCCGCTGAACCATATACATGTAGGCGACCATTTACGCGTACGCCCAGGCGAAGCCGTGCCGATTGACGGTGTCATTATCGAAGGAAAAAGCGCCGTGGATGAATCGATGGTAACGGGTGAGTCCATGCCTGTTATGAAAGAGAAGGATGCTGCCGTGATCGGAGGTACCATGAACCAAACGGGCGGCTTCGTCATGAAGGCGGAGCGCGTGGGCGGTGATACGGTGCTTTCCCGCATCGTGCAGATGGTCGCCGAAGCGCAACGCAGCCGCGCGCCCATTCAGCGTCTGGCCGATCATGTTTCTGCATGGTTCGTTCCCACCGTCATGCTTGTGGCTATCGTGGCGTTTGTCGTCTGGGCGATATTCGGCCCGTCTCCGGCTTTAAGCTACGGGTTAATCGCGGCGGTCAGCGTTCTGATCATCGCATGCCCTTGCGCCCTTGGTCTGGCCACGCCGATGTCGATTATGGTTGGCGTGGGGCGCGGCGCACAGGCGGGCGTCCTGATCAAGAATGCCGAAGCCTTGGAGCGTATGGAAAAGATCGACACGCTGGTCGTCGATAAGACAGGCACCCTGACGGAGGGTAAGCCGAAGGTGACGAAGATCGTCGCCGTGGGAATATCCGAGGACGACCTTCTCTCCTATGCGGCATCGCTGGAACAATCAAGCGAACATCCTTTGGCGCATGCTGTAGTTGTAGCCGCCAAAGAAAAAGGATTGCCCATCGCCAAGACCGAGGAATTCGACTCCCCGACTGGAAAAGGCGTGGTCGGCAAGGTAAATGGCCATGCGATTGCGCTTGGCAACATCAAGATGATGGCCGAGTTAAAGATCGACGTAGCCTCCCTTGAAAAACAAGGAGATGAATTAAGACAAGACGGTGCGACGGTTATCTTTGCCGCCGTTGATGGTAAGGTAGCAGGGCTTTTGGCGATCGCAGACCCTATTAAAGAAACCACCCATCAAGCGATAAGAGAGCTGCGCCATGCCGGAATCCGCGTGGTAATGCTGACAGGTGACAATAAGACAACGGCGCAGGCGGTTGCCCGCAAACTAGAAATTGATGAAGTGGAAGCCGAAGTCCTTCCTGAAGACAAAAGCCGCATCGTCAAACAACTGCGCGAGCAAGGCCGCATCGTTGCCATGGCGGGTGACGGCACTAATGATGCACCAGCATTGGCTGCCGCTGATATCGGCATTGCGATGGGTACAGGCACAGATGTGGCCATGGAAAGCGCGGGCATAACCCTTCTTAAAGGCGATTTAATGGGCATTGCCAAAGCCCGTAAACTGTCCGAAGCGGTGATGAGCAATATCCGCCAGAACCTGTTCTTCGCCTTTATTTACAACGCGGCAGGTGTTCCTGTGGCGGCGGGGGTTTTGTATCCCATGTTCGGCCTTTTACTCAGCCCCATCATCGCGGCGGCAGCGATGGCTCTCAGCTCAGTGTCGGTAGTTGCAAACTCACTAAGACTACGAAAGATTAAGATTTAA
- a CDS encoding metal-sensitive transcriptional regulator translates to MANLKHPSHEAEIKRLNRIGGQIEGVKKMVEEERYCPEILSQLRAVRSAVKGIETEILRRHLSSCVVSAMQGGDKASRLKSIEEVTSLFSKFDE, encoded by the coding sequence ATGGCAAACCTTAAACACCCGTCCCATGAAGCGGAGATCAAGCGTTTAAACCGTATTGGGGGCCAGATCGAGGGGGTCAAAAAGATGGTCGAAGAAGAACGCTATTGCCCTGAAATCCTCTCGCAGCTACGGGCGGTGCGTTCGGCGGTCAAAGGGATCGAAACGGAAATCTTGCGCCGCCATTTGTCGTCCTGTGTTGTCAGCGCCATGCAGGGCGGCGACAAGGCCAGCCGCCTTAAATCCATCGAGGAAGTGACGAGCCTGTTTTCAAAATTTGACGAATAA
- a CDS encoding DUF2933 domain-containing protein, which yields MHHKKHYAHDHKGFLSWILSWKGVALILALAGVSYYLLTAHLAHLAVALPYLILLACPLMHIFGHRHDHGDKKED from the coding sequence ATGCACCACAAAAAACATTACGCACATGACCACAAAGGGTTTTTATCGTGGATACTTTCATGGAAAGGTGTCGCTCTGATCTTGGCTTTGGCTGGTGTCAGCTATTATCTTTTGACCGCGCATCTGGCACATCTAGCGGTGGCGTTGCCTTATCTTATTCTGCTGGCCTGTCCGTTGATGCACATTTTTGGACATAGGCACGATCACGGCGACAAGAAGGAAGACTAA